Part of the Mangifera indica cultivar Alphonso chromosome 4, CATAS_Mindica_2.1, whole genome shotgun sequence genome, TTTGGCCTATCTCTGTGAAGGTTGAGGGGCTTATGCTGGACATTGCTGCTGCTGAAGAAGAGATTACCAGATGGAAAGCAGCAGCTGAGCAAGAGGCTGATGCAGGCAAAGGTGTGGAACAAGAGTTTGTGTCACAGGTATGCTTGCTAATTTGGCTAGATTGATCCTGTTAGACCTGTGAGAGATACTTTCTTGCCTGATAGTCCTGTGTCACAGGTGTGGAACAAGATACTAATTAATGTGCAGAATCTGAAAAGTCATGGATGAGTGTTCATTGATGCTAACATCTATCagtaattgtttaaatttttctacATTATTATTACCATTGCCTAATATAATTGGTTAATACTTGGTATTTAAGAAGAAATAAGTTTCATAACCGGAATTGTAAAGTTAACCtttgttgaagaaaaatgaggatattattttatactagAATTCTACTGCATACTCTGTAGAATTGGGTGCATAAAGGAAAATGTGTAGATAGGAAACTTTTTATAAAGCTTGTAATGAATTTCTATATATCCAGTTAACTATCTAAGCCAACTCCACACCAACTGATGCCTGAACACCAGTGCAAGCCTGATTTGTCTGATTCTAACTTTTCTCCAGTTTCTCTAGATGCATCAGCAAAATGCTACTTTGAAGGGCTGTTGTTCTGATGATGCTGAGGCATTTTGGCTATGTTACTAAGTTTGAGATGCTATACATGAAAGCTTAATGTTACACAGCTATATCATGCATTAAATGACCTCtttgatattatcatttttattctcTTCCCTCCTTTTGTTCAGTAGGTTTGCATAGAAATTCTGATATATTCACTGTACATTATGGTTTCTGCTGTATCATGCAGTTGTCAGGACTTAAACAAGAACTAGAAGAGATGAAACAGGCTTTGTTGGAATCAGAGAAGAAGCTGAAATTCAAAGAAGAAACAGCTGCTGCTGCTATGGCAGCAAGAGATGCGGCTGAGAAATCACTGAGGTTGGCAGATATGAGAGCATCCAGGCTGAGGGAAAGAGTTGAGGAGCTGAGCCGTCAGCTTGAAGAATATGAAACAATGGAAGACTCGAGAGGCCGAAATAGACCTAGATATGTGTGCTGGCCATGGCAATGGCTTGGTATGGACTTTGTGGGCATCCGCAAACCTGATTCACAACAACAGACCTCGAATGAAATGGAGCTCTCTGAACCCCTTGTCTGAATATAAGtgtttccttttctctttccttGTTACTGTATTTATCTTAAACTCAAATTgttacaaaaatgaaaaaaaaaaaaatatggtagCTTCTAGCACAACTTCATTCTTCAAGGCTCCCTAAGTTGGAAGTAATTTTTCTTGTTATCATGACTAATTTCTTAATATCTCTTATCACGATTTGGTTTGCAATAAAAGATCAGCAAAGTTTCTGCCTGAGTTCCTCTGTTTTTCACCTTACCACTTCTATTCCCAGTTTCTGTATTTTTCAAGGTTCATTGTCTAGTTTCATGTACTCAAATTGCTGTATAGGGGTGTGCGAAGCTCGGTTAGATCCTATTTGCAAAAATTTTcgaattaaactaaaaaaaagtttgaaaaaatatcaaattaattcaaactattttatttcaaattaaaccaattcaaaataaaaaattataatttggtttcgttggacatataaaaataaaatactagaTTATAAAAGAAGGATGTGTTAACCTACTAATCatattctcaaattttgtttttctatttatttcgaaggtttattaaattttaattatctttattctataataattgtaaaggttttgataaagttgaataactaattgtttattaaaaaattttatcaaatataattacgTATATgtactttaaaaaagaaatacaatttgatttaatttaaaaataacacaaaccacaactcaaacaaaaaactgtatttaaaaaatttattaactcaaactataccattttataaaaaaaattaaattataatttttaaatgatttattttaattttataatttaaatctaattatatatattcttattttcttataacaaatcataattattttcttaattaatacaatttaataattatgcgGACAACCTAGTTCCGATGGGATTACTGCTTACAAAAAATGCGATAGCAGGAAGGCATGGATGGCCCATTAAAGGTTCTTTTTTCTTTgctctttttaaaattaaggacTTAACAGTTGAAGTGTGGAATGTTAGGTGATCATGGAAACAACAAATTGTAGGGCTCTATATGTATTCGCATCATCACCATAACTAAGATCAAACACCTGAAAATTTTCACTATCTTAATCTTACCTTCATTCCGATCTACCAATTCTCTTCTTCAATGTCATCAATCGACTCCCAAGTTGCCAAAGAGCTTCGCTTCTTCCGAGTTTACAAGGACGGACGCATCGAGTTGTTCCGTCCACACTGGGACAAGATCCCACCCTGCGATGACCCCATCACCGGAGTCCGTTCCAAAGACGTTACCATCTCCTCCGACCCTCCCGTATCCGCCCGTATTTTTATCCCTAAACTCACAAGCCCCACGCACAAGTTTCCTCTCTTACTCTACATCCACGGCGGTGGCTTCTGCATGCTCTCTCCCTTTTCTCCACAATACCACAACTTCTGTAGCACCGTTTCAGCACAAGCAGGCGTCATAGTCGTCTCCGTCGAGTACGGACTCTTCCCGACCCGACCTATTCCCGCTTGTTACGATGACTCATGGGCCGCACTCCAGTGGGTGGCGTCTCACGTCAGTGGAAATGGACCTGAGCCTTGGTTGAACCATCATGCCGATTTCAGCAAACTTCATATCGGAGGAGACAGTGCAGGAGGGAATATCTCGCATACTTTGGCGTTCCGGGTGGGGTCAATTGGGTTAACGGGTGTGAAAGTAGATGGTGTGATTTTAGTTCATCCGTATTTTGGTGGGACGGAAGATGATGAAACGTGGTTGTTTATGAATCCAACCAACGGTGGGTTGCAGGATCCTCGGCTGAAACCGCCGGCGGATGATCTGAATAAGCTTGGGTGTGAAAGAGTACTGATATTCGTGGCTGAGAAAGATCATTTGTATACTCCGGGAAAAGAATACTATGAAGAATTGAAGAAAAGTGGATGGGGAGGGAAAGTTGAGTTGGTTGAAAATCATGGGGAAGAACATTGCTTCCATTTGCACGGTCCCAAATACGAAAAAGCTGTGGAGTTAACCAACAAGTTTGTTTCATTTATCAAACAAGCTTAGATCTCGTTATtgcaataaatttaaaaaaaatgcgactttttttttttttttcaatggaaCTGGATGATTCAGCTCTAAAGTTAGTcgtgtaaaatttttttgatgaaaaaaattaaaaaactatttaagtAGAcaattataagagataaaactaattaaaaggaataataaaataagtttaaccATTAAAACATTTATTCAAAATACTTCCGATCAACCAAGTCAAATCAATTACATTACATGAGAAGTTGCTTGACACTGGGATGGCAACAGGGAGGGACGGATAGGAGATTTTAATTTGTGATAAAGAGAGGATATCAATCTTTGTCGTTGTCCCcatagaaaatataaatccaTGTTCTCGTCTTCATAGGAGATATCAATTTTTGTCTCTGATCTGTCTCCGttatgagaataacaaagaATTTTCATCCCCTCTCCGCAAGGGAAAATCCCCTTCCcatcccctcccctcccctcccctcccctcctcTCCCCGTGCTCGTAGAGAAAAATCTCTTGCTTGTCCGAGCGACTAAAAATCTTCTCCCtgtacccataaatataaattttaattctttcatgttttttaatagataaaataaatcatattttcacaaaatatcaTTTGATACAAAAGGTATAAAATATTCACTTGTTACTTTAGTTcgaatacaaagttttcacaaaatttaacaatatgcaataatcaatctcttcattagtagctttTCATATTGATATCTTCTTTAATTCTTCAtattgatacaaaacaacattttaaaaactaacctgcaataattaatttcaaaaacaaaattaatttaaaagtagTTTATATAGGAAATATCAgtgaatttgtaattaaaaatataaaactaattaaaatatattgaaaaatcgAAATCCACTTACATGCCAAACATCAAGGTTGGACAATGAAACTCAAGTCCATGTCATCAATTATCAACTACAACACATgcaaaaaaatagataataaattcttacaatgttttaaaaaccAATGCTTCATATTccacttgaaaataaaattaattatttgatttgatttgagagattaatgaaaaatacttaCTATCTTTTGAATCATTATTATTGTAGATTATTGAACATGACTTTTCAccttttaagaaaataaaaaaaaaaattaaggactaacaaaacttaataattattaactttatattaaagtagataaaaaattattttattaccttttagGTCAACCTATAACCAATTTTGAGAATACATCAATGCCTTCAATGTACCTTAATAAAGTCTATTGCAATGTGGACTTACTACCTTTCCAACAGGTTAAATGCAGACTTAGACCCAACAGTAAAGACTAGAATAGCAAGAATATATCGAGCAATCTTCTGCAAGGTTGGATATTTAGACCTATTTAACTTCCACCAAGTCAATATATCAATGTCTGAACTCCTAGGTAAAAGTTGCTCCTCTAATTAACATTCCAATTCAAACTTTCTTAAGATAttacttgatttttatttaataaacatatcaaaatctgCTAGGTACTCCTCATCACCACAAAAACTAGATTGAGAAGAATATAACTCAAACAAAGTTTGACTTGTACTATTTATACgctcaaattgatatttataaagcAAATCATGATAATACTATTGAATTCTAATTATTTCGTTTTTGTCATCATCTCCATAtatcaaaagaaagaaataatctaacaattttattttgaatctaGGGTCTAAAACAATGACCACCCCCATAACACCATGAATCACACtccaatatttgttaaatttttcaatcatttgtgCAGTCATCTTTTTTATCATGACATTCTCACACATAAGtcattttgtcaaatgaattttgatttgacaaattttaagaaaatatttatttgcggTCGGAAATTTAGTGTTAGAGAATAGTAGAGTaacattctaaaatattttcaattttccaCAAATATCTTGTGCTAAGTCCCACTTTTTCTCCATtggtaaacatttatattatggCTCTCACAAAGCTTTAACCaacaaaaaacttatttataaatcaaagcAGTGTTACGCATAAGAGAAGTTGAGTTCCAACGAGTCTTACAATCAAGAGATAACTTTTTTGTACTTTGAATGCCCAACTGATTGACTGttctatcaaaattttcccCCCTTTTGGGTGATGCTCTCCAAAAGGCAA contains:
- the LOC123213791 gene encoding 2-hydroxyisoflavanone dehydratase-like, which translates into the protein MSSIDSQVAKELRFFRVYKDGRIELFRPHWDKIPPCDDPITGVRSKDVTISSDPPVSARIFIPKLTSPTHKFPLLLYIHGGGFCMLSPFSPQYHNFCSTVSAQAGVIVVSVEYGLFPTRPIPACYDDSWAALQWVASHVSGNGPEPWLNHHADFSKLHIGGDSAGGNISHTLAFRVGSIGLTGVKVDGVILVHPYFGGTEDDETWLFMNPTNGGLQDPRLKPPADDLNKLGCERVLIFVAEKDHLYTPGKEYYEELKKSGWGGKVELVENHGEEHCFHLHGPKYEKAVELTNKFVSFIKQA